A genomic segment from Glycine soja cultivar W05 chromosome 20, ASM419377v2, whole genome shotgun sequence encodes:
- the LOC114401311 gene encoding uncharacterized protein ycf45 — MRALNSHVLLVDLHSHHHVPTSTLSYLRNSHFISSLRRRSPRTGIRCTASPEIRRPSDRFYGSSPSTSRPEDLNLFLELLPLKMRRELYRHREIGGLIEIVMDLGRKPLARFPSGDWVISEQPIAQEDLRHAISKVGEFSDDNRSGIDRSLHRISAIRNRKMQIIGLTCRVGRAVGGSAEIIRDLVEDGGSILVIGPPGVGKTTLIREIARMLADEFRKRVVIVDTSNEIGGDGDVPHAGIGRARRMQVPNVNMQHNVMIEAVENHMPETIIIDEIGTELEALAASTIAQRGVQLVGTAHGMTIENIIKNPYLQILVGGIESVTLGDEEARKRKVQKTILERKGPPTFSCAVEMISKTECRVHHRLDATVDAILAGKPPLFEIRQWDDSDNELPKYAPLPEENLGETSDLTNNNITSSDNEPSEDDKDHPRTWSTKWSTSGPVMTRSSPMQVYTYKILEADLLQVAKVMGLEDVIDVTDDIGTAEAILASSSEIRQNPWIRGVAKFHHVPVFVIKSNTMAQMVKAVRMILGLESFGPTPKKPLNECLDIEIEDDEPKRKPSLEEIDALEEVRLAIEYIVIPGGEAVELLPRRSEIIARQLELVQSYQLAAEKSGTDQNPRLQILPLRLNTKKASKSTVARKKTSPTSMSTGDSGNGTSVTRLPILPE; from the exons ATGAGAGCGCTAAATTCGCACGTGCTCCTCGTAGATCTTCACTCCCACCATCACGTGCCCACCTCAACCCTCTCCTACCTCAGAAACTCCCACTTCATATCATCCCTCCGTCGACGCTCCCCAAGAACCGGAATCCGATGTACGGCGTCGCCGGAGATTCGCCGCCCCTCCGATCGCTTCTACGGCTCCTCGCCGTCGACGTCGCGCCCGGAGGACCTCAACCTCTTCCTGGAACTGCTCCCTCTGAAGATGCGAAGGGAACTCTATCGCCACCGCGAAATCGGAGGCCTCATAGAGATTGTCATGGATTTGGGAAGAAAACCTCTCGCCAGGTTCCCTTCCGGTGATTGGGTCATCTCTGAACAACCCATAGCGCAAGAGGATTTACGCCATGCCATTTCCAAG GTTGGTGAGTTTTCTGATGACAACAGGTCAGGTATTGATAGGTCTTTGCATCGGATAAGCGCGATTCGGAATCGGAAAATGCAAATCATTGGGCTTACTTGTCGGGTGGGTCGAGCTGTGGGTGGCAGTGCTGAAATTATacgtgatttggttgaggatgGAGGTTCTATCTTGGTCATTGGACCTCCTGGAGTTGGCAAAACAACCTTAATCAG AGAGATTGCTAGGATGCTGGCTGATGAGTTCAGGAAGCGTGTTGTAATAGTGGATACATCTAATGAAATTGGAGGTGATGGAGATGTTCCTCATGCAGGAATAGGCAGGGCCAGGAGGATGCAAGTTCCAAATGTGAATATGCAGCATAAT GTTATGATTGAAGCAGTTGAAAATCACATGCCTGAAACCattattattgatgaaattGGAACGGAGCTTGAGGCATTGGCAGCCAGTACTATTGCTCAAAGAGGAGTTCAATTGGTTGGAACGGCACATGGAATGACCAttgaaaacataataaaaaatccTTATCTTCAGATTCTTGTTGGTGGCATAGAG AGCGTAACCCTTGGGGATGAGGAGGCCAGGAAAAGAAAAGTGCAGAAGACAATTCTCGAAAGGAAAGGACCCCCTACATTTTCATGTGCGGTTGAAATGATATCTAAAACTGAATGCCGTGTTCATCATAGATTAGATGCAACTGTGGATGCCATTTTGGCAG GAAAACCTCCATTATTTGAAATCCGTCAATGGGATGATTCTGACAACGAGTTGCCAAAATATGCTCCATTGCCCGAAGAAAATCTTGGAGAAACTTCTGACTTAACTAACAATAATATCACGAGTTCTGACAATGAACCTAGTGAGGATGATAAAGATCACCCACGTACTTGGTCCACGAAATGGAGTACCAGTGGACCTGTGATGACGAGGAGTTCACCAATGCAAGTTTATACTTACAAG ATTCTTGAAGCTGATCTGCTACAAGTGGCCAAGGTAATGGGGCTTGAAGATGTAATAGATGTGACTGATGACATTGGAACTGCTGAAGCAATTCTAGCATCCAGTTCTGAGATACGACAAAACCCATGGATCCGTGGTGTGGCAAAGTTCCATCACGTACCTGTATTTGTTATCAAG TCCAATACCATGGCACAAATGGTCAAGGCAGTGCGCATGATCCTTGGGCTAGAATCCTTTGGCCCTACACCAAAGAAGCCATTAAATGAATGCTTGGATATTGAAATTGAGGACGATGAACCAAAACGAAAACCATCTTTGGAAGAGATTGATGCCTTGGAG GAGGTCCGGCTTGCAATAGAGTACATTGTGATTCCTGGTGGAGAAGCTGTGGAACTTCTTCCTAGACGTTCTGAAATTATTGCCCGGCAGCTTGAACTCGTTCAAAGTTATCAGTTGGCTGCTGAAAAGTCAGGTACCGATCAGAATCCCAGGTTGCAAATTCTTCCATTGAGGCTAAATACAAAAAAAGCCTCTAAATCTACTGTTGCCCGCAAGAAAACAAGTCCTACCTCAATGTCTACTGGTGACAGCGGCAATGGCACCAGTGTTACCAGGCTTCCTATTTTGCCTGAATAA
- the LOC114401269 gene encoding CTL-like protein DDB_G0274487 — protein sequence MMDSPSSSSSEFVSIATADQSAARSGGEGVAAEQSRRWHDVFWLGIFLIHLIGLGFLMGVLGLNRFERENRLNIDKYTSRFSENESGLTETYWPLYAAAGGVGTVLGWSWLLLLGFQATQMMKVTVHILTTYLAVISVLCFWAGQIFWGVTFAIGASIQFLYVISVIDRLPFTMLVLQNAVKMVWNIPEVMRVAYAFMFVVLLWMALWSFGAAGVVASSMGDGGRWWLLVVLSISLFWTGAVLCNTVHVVVSGMVFLVLFHGGRDGTSIPANSLMKSLQYALTTSFGSICYGSLFTAAIRTLRWEIRGFRSKIGNNECLLCLVDFLFHLVETLVRFFNKYAYVQIAVYGKSFNRSARDAWELFQSTGVEALVAYDCSGAVLLMGTVFGGLITGTCSGVWAWVKWSDRVIMIGSTTMLMGMVLVGLAMVVVESAVTSIYICYAEDPLLIQRWDAEFFNQMSETLHQRLQYRSARAREVLTHNRLDDIVRQNTSI from the exons ATGATGGATTCtccctcttcctcctcctccgaGTTCGTTTCCATAGCCACCGCTGATCAG AGTGCTGCTCGGAGCGGCGGAGAAGGCGTGGCGGCGGAGCAGTCGCGGCGGTGGCACGACGTGTTCTGGTTAGGAATATTCTTAATCCATTTGATTGGGCTGGGGTTCCTTATGGGGGTTCTTGGTCTGAATAGGTTTGAGAGAGAGAATAGGCTTAACATTGACAAGTACACGTCCCGGTTTTCTGAGAATGAATCCGGGTTGACCGAGACTTACTGGCCACTGTATGCTGCTGCTGGTGGGGTTGGGACTGTTCTTGGATGGagttggttgttgttgttgggttTTCAGGCTACTCAGATGATGAAGGTTACTGTTCACATACTCACCACTTACCTTGCTGTCATTAGTGTTTTGTGTTTCTGGGCTGGCCAGATTTTCTGGGGGGTTACTTTTGCTATTGGAGCTTCTATTCAGTTTCTGTATGTCATATCAGTCATAGACAG ACTTCCATTTACGATGTTGGTTCTTCAAAATGCTGTGAAGATGGTTTGGAATATTCCTGAGGTTATGAGAGTGGCATATGCATTTATGTTTGTCGTGCTTTTATGGATGGCCTTATGGTCATTTGGAGCAGCGGGTGTTGTGGCTTCAAGCATGGGCGATGGTGGACGCTGGTGGCTTCTTGTG GTTCTCTCTATCAGCTTATTTTGGACAGGTGCAGTACTATGTAATACTGTGCATGTTGTAGTGTCTGGGATGGTGTTTCTTGTACTTTTTCATGGTGGTAGAGATGGAACTTCTATTCCAGCTAACTCCTTAATGAAATCTCTACAGTATGCTTTAACAACATCTTTTGGCAGCATTTGTTATGGTTCATTATTTACTGCAGCTATTAGGACACTACGGTGGGAG ATACGTGGATTTCGGTCAAAGATTGGCAATAATGAGTGTTTACTTTGCTTGGTTGATTTCCTTTTCCATCTTGTGGAGACTCTTGTTCGTTTTTTTAACAAGTATGCATATGTTCAG ATTGCTGTTTATGGTAAAAGCTTTAACCGTTCTGCTAGAGATGCATGGGAGTTATTCCAGTCAACTGGGGTTGAGGCACTTGTGGCCTATGATTGTTCTGGTGCTGTTCTTCTAATGGGCACTGTTTTTGGTGGGCTGATAACTGGAACTTGCTCTGGTGTTTGGGCATGGGTTAAATGGAGTGACAGAGTTATTATGATTGGATCCACAACCATGTTGATGGGGATGGTACTG GTTGGATTGGCAATGGTTGTGGTGGAAAGTGCTGTTACATCCATATATATCTGCTATGCAGAAGACCCCTTATTGATTCAGAGATGGGATGCTGAATTTTTCAACCAGATGTCTGAGACACTTCATCAGAGACTTCAATATAGGAGTGCTCGAGCAAGGGAAGTTTTAACCCACAATCGACTCGATGACATTGTACGACAAAACACGTCTATTTGA
- the LOC114401312 gene encoding GDT1-like protein 5 has protein sequence MSSIVQGFTKSLAMTILSEIGDKTFFAAAILAMRHPRRLVLSGCLSALIVMTILSVLVGWAAPNLISRTWTHHITTFLFLGFGLWSLKDAIFEEGDAEELAEVEAKLDKDWKASNGATKNSNKDDDATKKHKRSFLSQFFSPIFLQAFSITFFGEWGDKSQLATIGLAADENPFGVVLGGILGQALCTAAAVVGGKSLASQISEKIVALSGGILFIVFGIQSFLSPVES, from the exons ATGAGCTCAATCGTTCAG GGTTTCACCAAGTCGCTGGCCATGACCATTCTCTCTGAGATCGGCGACAAAACTTTTTTTGCAGCTGCG ATACTGGCTATGCGACACCCAAGACGCCTAGTCTTATCAGGTTGCTTATCGGCTTTGATT GTGATGACCATTCTCTCTGTTCTTGTTGGCTGGGCTGCTCCAAATCTG ATCTCTCGTACATGGACTCATCACATTACAACATTTTTATTCTTGGGATTTGGACTTTGGTCCTTAAAAGACGCTATATTTGAAGAAGG GGATGCGGAAGAATTGGCTGAAGTTGAAGCTAAATTG GATAAAGATTGGAAGGCTAGCAATGGAGCTACAAAAAATAGCAATAAG GATGATGATGCCACAAAAAAGCATAAACGGTCATTTTTATCTCAgtttttttctcctatctttttacag GCATTTTCTATCACCTTTTTTGGTGAATGGGGTGACAAGAGCCAG TTGGCTACCATAGGTTTGGCTGCAGATGAGAACCCATTTGGTGTGGTTCTTGGAGGGATTCT GGGACAAGCATTGTGCActgctgctgctgttgttggAGGAAAGAGTTTAGCTTCTCAGATATCTGAAAAAATT GTTGCACTCTCAGGTGGAattcttttcattgtttttgGAATTCAGTCATTCCTCTCTCCAGTTGAATCATGA